A single genomic interval of Sulfurovum sp. TSL6 harbors:
- the rmuC gene encoding DNA recombination protein RmuC, giving the protein MQALLMKIQNDSTLMLMVGLALVVLLVIVLVVVVSAMKVKIYKDRFWNTKIDNKEKAEYISTLEQELQAYKIKNASNEQELQQFAETKERLISTNEALLSLQGKYNELEKELSQVKAKLESAEEIHAALLEEHNTLKARQDSILEDNSRYRTNNARLLMKLESEERHVSSQKEMMLNHKKEIKDELEALAKKVFEGNSQKFAEFSKENLDNMIKPLQTQITEFKKQVADTYNTESQDRAVLKNEINSLKELNKKISKDAINLTNALKGDSKQQGVWGEMVLENVLEASGLRKGYEFEREVSLRTDENEILRPDVVVHLPDNRDVIIDAKTSLVAYERFVNAGDDDARALHLTTHLNSIRTHVEGLANKNYERLKEVNTLDFIFMFMPIEGALAVALEHDSSIYDNAFKNKILLVGPTTLLVAMRAVENVWKYERQNQNAQEIARRAGAMYDKFVGFSEDLMKISKQIDGIQGSFSAARNKLSDGKGNLVRQVEQLKELGAQTNKNIPKGLSGDKDD; this is encoded by the coding sequence ATGCAAGCGTTATTGATGAAAATACAGAATGATTCTACGTTAATGCTGATGGTAGGTTTGGCATTGGTCGTACTCTTGGTCATTGTGCTTGTCGTAGTGGTTTCTGCTATGAAAGTCAAGATCTATAAAGACAGATTTTGGAACACTAAGATTGATAATAAAGAGAAAGCAGAATATATCTCTACATTGGAGCAAGAGCTCCAAGCCTATAAGATCAAAAATGCAAGTAATGAACAGGAATTGCAACAGTTTGCAGAGACAAAAGAAAGACTGATATCCACCAATGAAGCACTTCTTTCCCTGCAGGGTAAATATAATGAATTAGAAAAAGAGCTCAGCCAGGTCAAGGCTAAACTTGAGAGTGCAGAAGAGATACATGCAGCACTCTTAGAAGAACATAACACGCTTAAAGCACGCCAGGACAGTATACTCGAAGACAACAGCAGATACCGTACAAACAATGCACGTTTACTGATGAAGCTTGAGAGTGAAGAGCGGCATGTGTCTTCACAAAAAGAGATGATGCTCAACCATAAAAAAGAGATTAAAGATGAGTTGGAAGCTCTGGCTAAAAAAGTGTTTGAAGGAAATTCTCAAAAGTTTGCAGAATTCTCAAAAGAAAACCTGGACAACATGATAAAACCGCTTCAAACACAGATCACAGAGTTTAAAAAACAAGTAGCTGATACCTACAACACTGAAAGTCAAGACCGGGCAGTGTTGAAAAATGAGATCAATTCACTCAAAGAGCTCAATAAAAAGATCAGTAAAGATGCGATCAATCTGACCAATGCACTTAAAGGTGACAGCAAACAACAGGGAGTTTGGGGTGAAATGGTACTTGAAAATGTATTGGAAGCTTCAGGACTCCGTAAAGGGTATGAATTTGAACGTGAAGTCAGTCTGCGTACAGACGAAAATGAAATTTTACGACCTGATGTAGTGGTCCATTTACCTGACAATAGAGATGTGATCATTGATGCTAAAACATCGCTTGTAGCCTATGAACGTTTTGTGAATGCAGGGGATGATGATGCAAGAGCACTGCATCTTACTACACACTTAAATTCCATCAGGACACATGTAGAGGGACTCGCAAACAAGAACTATGAACGTCTCAAAGAGGTCAATACCCTGGATTTTATCTTTATGTTCATGCCTATCGAAGGTGCATTGGCTGTGGCATTGGAACACGACAGCAGCATTTATGACAATGCCTTTAAAAATAAGATACTTCTTGTCGGACCTACAACACTGCTTGTAGCGATGAGAGCCGTTGAAAATGTTTGGAAATATGAACGTCAAAATCAAAATGCCCAAGAGATAGCCAGAAGAGCAGGTGCCATGTATGACAAGTTTGTCGGTTTTTCTGAAGATCTGATGAAGATATCCAAGCAGATCGACGGCATTCAGGGCAGTTTTTCTGCAGCACGAAACAAATTGAGTGACGGTAAAGGAAACCTTGTAAGACAGGTAGAGCAACTCAAAGAACTGGGTGCACAGACAAACAAGAATATCCCGAAAGGCTTGAGCGGTGATAAAGATGACTAA
- the lolA gene encoding LolA-like outer membrane lipoprotein chaperone: MRLLSLLLLASSLLSASIELPGNFQADFIQKITNTKNKVITYSGKVRFTNETLFKWSYKEPTQKEVCTDGSELLVVDHDLEQVSAYRISNGINIAKILNKAVLYSKNIYVAEYDNKTYTIQVDKKQKLHSIAYFDDLDNKVQILFKQMKYGKGNLPAQSMKCNYPIHYDMIQG, encoded by the coding sequence ATGAGACTATTATCGTTACTGTTATTGGCATCTTCCCTGCTATCTGCGAGCATAGAACTACCAGGAAATTTCCAAGCAGATTTTATACAGAAAATAACCAATACAAAAAACAAAGTGATCACATACAGCGGCAAAGTACGTTTTACTAATGAAACACTTTTTAAATGGAGTTATAAAGAACCTACACAAAAAGAGGTATGTACCGATGGTTCGGAACTGCTGGTGGTAGATCATGATCTGGAACAGGTTTCTGCCTATCGTATATCAAACGGTATCAATATCGCTAAAATATTAAATAAAGCAGTGTTGTATAGTAAAAATATCTATGTAGCTGAGTATGACAATAAAACGTACACGATACAAGTAGATAAGAAACAAAAACTTCACAGTATCGCCTATTTTGATGACTTGGATAACAAAGTCCAGATACTCTTTAAACAGATGAAATATGGAAAAGGAAATTTACCTGCACAAAGTATGAAATGTAATTACCCTATACACTATGACATGATACAAGGATAA
- the secA gene encoding preprotein translocase subunit SecA: MIKSVLKLFGTQNDKIVKNYLKKVKNINQLEPKYEALDDEALKAAFETLKSEVQSGTKTLNDVLDDSFAITREAAKRALGMRHYDVQMVGGLVLNDGNIAEMKTGEGKTLVATLAVVLNAMTGKGVHVVTVNDYLAKRDSEEMGKLYEFLGYTVGCITADIHDDMGRKAQYDADITYGTNNEYGFDYLRDNMKVRAEEKVQREHHYAIVDEVDSILIDEARTPLIISGPTQRDHNHYAQADAIAKQMQRGEKIETKPGEPEQTTGDFIVDEKNRTIVMTEDGLQKAQDLFEVENLYSLENAVLSHHLDQALKAHYIFEKDVDYVVQNNEIIIVDEFTGRLSEGRRYSEGLHQALESKEGVEVQEESQTLAEITYQNYFRLYDKLAGMTGTAQTEATEFSQIYNLDVISIPTNVPVARIDKNDLIYNTEREKMDAVVRRVKELNGKGQPVLIGTASIEKSEMIHERLKKEKIAHNILNAKNHAQEAEIIINAGQKGAVTVATNMAGRGVDIKIDDEVRSLGGLMILGTERHESRRIDNQLRGRSGRQGDPGESQFFLSLDDNLLRIFGGEKIRNIMNRLGVEDGEYIDSKIVTRSVEKAQKKVENQHYESRKHILEYDDVANHQRKAIYAFRNQLLDPEFDIAAKIKENRAEYVDHLLAEAEIFAGMPTEDYDVERLAALIKEELRIEVQSEQFKDKEVEEIHSMITEMMEDLYERKMSQIDPEQRQEIERILYLQVLDPQWRDHLYEMDVLKTGIGLRGYNQKDPLTEYKQDSYKLFTDLVSRIKLEAVKVLQLVQFDFESPEEEEAAVEHIREELESDVANTTLNQSFEEGVIAEDSSKLSPITGTKKPKRNDPCPCGSGKKYKNCCGQSGPKKGLLA, from the coding sequence ATGATAAAAAGCGTACTCAAACTCTTTGGCACACAAAATGACAAGATCGTAAAAAACTATCTCAAAAAAGTAAAAAATATCAATCAACTTGAACCAAAATATGAAGCTTTGGATGATGAAGCACTCAAAGCTGCATTTGAAACACTTAAAAGTGAAGTACAAAGTGGTACAAAAACTTTAAATGATGTACTTGATGACTCTTTTGCAATCACAAGGGAAGCTGCGAAACGTGCTTTAGGCATGAGACATTATGATGTACAGATGGTCGGAGGGCTGGTACTCAACGACGGTAACATCGCAGAGATGAAAACAGGTGAAGGTAAAACACTTGTAGCGACACTTGCTGTAGTCCTCAATGCTATGACAGGCAAAGGTGTACATGTTGTGACAGTCAATGACTACCTTGCAAAAAGAGACTCAGAGGAGATGGGTAAACTCTATGAATTTCTAGGCTACACTGTAGGATGTATCACAGCGGATATCCATGATGATATGGGGAGAAAAGCACAATACGATGCTGATATCACCTATGGAACTAACAATGAATACGGTTTTGACTACCTTCGTGACAATATGAAAGTAAGAGCTGAAGAGAAAGTCCAGCGTGAACACCATTATGCCATCGTGGATGAAGTAGACTCCATCCTCATTGACGAAGCCAGAACACCGCTCATCATCTCAGGACCAACACAGCGTGACCACAACCATTATGCCCAAGCTGATGCGATCGCTAAACAGATGCAACGTGGAGAAAAGATAGAAACAAAACCGGGTGAACCGGAGCAAACGACTGGTGACTTCATCGTTGATGAGAAAAATAGAACCATTGTCATGACAGAAGATGGACTTCAAAAAGCACAAGACCTCTTTGAGGTGGAAAATCTTTACAGTCTTGAAAATGCTGTACTTTCTCATCACCTTGACCAAGCACTCAAAGCACACTATATCTTTGAAAAAGATGTTGACTATGTCGTACAAAACAATGAGATCATTATCGTTGATGAATTTACGGGAAGACTCTCCGAAGGCCGCAGATATTCAGAAGGGTTGCACCAGGCACTTGAATCCAAAGAAGGTGTAGAAGTGCAGGAAGAGTCACAAACGCTTGCAGAGATCACGTACCAAAACTACTTCAGACTCTACGATAAGCTTGCCGGTATGACAGGTACAGCACAAACCGAAGCCACGGAATTCTCACAGATCTATAACCTTGATGTTATCTCTATCCCTACGAACGTACCTGTCGCCAGAATAGATAAAAATGACCTCATCTACAACACAGAACGTGAAAAAATGGATGCTGTGGTACGAAGAGTAAAAGAACTCAATGGAAAAGGACAGCCGGTACTCATAGGTACGGCTTCCATCGAAAAATCTGAAATGATCCATGAACGACTGAAAAAAGAGAAGATCGCTCATAATATTCTCAATGCGAAAAATCACGCACAAGAAGCAGAGATCATCATCAATGCCGGACAAAAAGGTGCGGTAACAGTTGCTACGAATATGGCAGGACGTGGGGTTGACATCAAGATAGATGATGAAGTAAGAAGCCTTGGAGGACTGATGATACTTGGTACAGAGCGTCATGAGAGTAGACGTATAGACAATCAGCTCAGAGGCCGTTCAGGACGTCAGGGTGATCCGGGAGAGAGTCAATTCTTCCTCAGCCTTGATGATAACCTGCTTCGTATCTTTGGCGGAGAGAAGATCAGAAACATCATGAACAGACTTGGGGTTGAGGATGGTGAATACATTGACTCTAAGATCGTGACACGTTCTGTAGAGAAAGCACAGAAAAAAGTAGAGAACCAACACTATGAGTCAAGAAAACATATCTTAGAGTATGATGATGTGGCCAATCACCAAAGAAAAGCGATCTATGCATTTAGAAATCAACTCCTTGACCCGGAGTTTGACATTGCTGCCAAGATCAAAGAGAATCGTGCTGAGTATGTAGACCATCTTTTAGCAGAAGCCGAGATCTTTGCAGGTATGCCGACAGAAGATTATGATGTAGAGAGACTTGCTGCCTTGATCAAAGAAGAGCTGCGTATTGAAGTGCAAAGTGAACAGTTCAAAGACAAAGAGGTAGAAGAGATACATTCTATGATCACAGAAATGATGGAGGATCTTTACGAAAGAAAAATGTCCCAGATCGATCCGGAACAAAGACAAGAGATAGAACGTATCTTATACCTTCAAGTGCTAGACCCTCAGTGGAGAGACCATCTGTATGAAATGGATGTACTTAAAACAGGTATCGGACTTAGAGGATATAATCAAAAAGATCCATTGACTGAGTACAAACAAGACAGTTATAAACTCTTTACCGATCTTGTAAGCCGTATCAAACTGGAAGCCGTGAAGGTACTTCAGCTTGTACAGTTTGACTTTGAATCTCCGGAGGAAGAGGAAGCTGCAGTTGAGCACATCAGAGAAGAGTTAGAGAGCGATGTTGCAAATACGACACTTAATCAGTCTTTTGAAGAAGGTGTTATTGCTGAAGATTCATCAAAGCTTAGTCCTATCACAGGAACGAAAAAACCTAAAAGAAATGATCCGTGTCCATGCGGTTCGGGTAAAAAATATAAAAACTGTTGTGGACAGAGCGGGCCTAAAAAAGGTCTCTTGGCATAA
- a CDS encoding ABC transporter permease yields MSTPARITSPNKKFIRHIIKHYLKYDKENPFIFISAMLAFLGIAAGVMVLMIAMGIMNGTQKEFTKKLFVMNYPLTVLPLEENAVNDALITSLGEKFPHLQFSPYYTTQVITKNDGAVQGSLVYGVNFDKESKINSIFKEATGDETSKFRVVIGEGLSFEMNAPKGEKVTLYFSEQQAIGFGTMPLQKRFIVDGIFKSGLKAYDKAIMYTSLEAFEKLLGREHGSYDGLHIYTENPLDEIAEIKSALPEMVVIEGWWQQNGNFFAAMEMEKKALFLVLLLIILVASLNIISSLLMTVMSRRREIALMRTLGATKIEIKAIFFRLGLIIGSAGILAGTLLGGLGIWILTTFDIISMPADVYGTSKLPVDLTFSDFGLIILGTSIIILLSSLYPAKKASQTDPLTVLRNE; encoded by the coding sequence ATGTCCACACCTGCCAGAATCACCTCGCCTAATAAAAAGTTTATTAGGCATATCATAAAACACTATCTTAAGTACGATAAAGAAAACCCTTTTATCTTTATCTCTGCAATGTTAGCTTTCTTGGGTATTGCTGCAGGTGTGATGGTACTGATGATCGCCATGGGGATCATGAACGGGACACAAAAAGAGTTTACCAAAAAACTTTTTGTGATGAATTATCCTCTTACCGTACTTCCATTGGAAGAAAATGCCGTCAATGATGCACTGATCACTTCATTGGGAGAAAAATTTCCTCATCTTCAATTCAGTCCTTATTACACCACTCAGGTCATCACGAAAAATGATGGTGCCGTGCAAGGCTCTTTGGTCTATGGTGTTAATTTTGATAAAGAGAGCAAGATCAACTCGATCTTTAAAGAAGCAACAGGCGATGAAACAAGTAAGTTCAGGGTGGTGATCGGTGAAGGACTCTCTTTTGAAATGAATGCCCCTAAAGGTGAAAAGGTCACACTTTACTTTTCAGAACAACAGGCTATCGGTTTTGGGACGATGCCGCTTCAAAAACGTTTTATCGTAGACGGTATTTTCAAATCTGGTCTTAAAGCCTATGACAAAGCGATCATGTACACCTCTTTAGAGGCATTTGAAAAACTGCTTGGACGTGAACATGGAAGTTATGATGGTCTGCATATCTATACTGAAAATCCTCTTGATGAAATAGCCGAAATCAAAAGTGCTTTGCCTGAAATGGTCGTCATAGAGGGTTGGTGGCAGCAAAATGGGAATTTCTTTGCAGCCATGGAAATGGAGAAAAAAGCACTCTTCCTGGTTTTACTGCTCATCATCCTTGTAGCTTCACTTAATATCATCTCTTCTTTGCTTATGACAGTGATGAGCCGAAGAAGAGAGATAGCCCTTATGCGCACACTGGGTGCCACAAAGATAGAGATCAAAGCGATCTTCTTTAGATTAGGTTTGATCATAGGAAGTGCCGGCATCCTAGCGGGTACACTGCTTGGTGGACTTGGTATCTGGATACTCACCACGTTTGACATTATCTCTATGCCTGCAGATGTTTACGGTACTTCAAAATTGCCTGTGGATCTCACGTTCAGTGATTTTGGATTAATCATTTTAGGTACAAGTATCATTATACTTCTTTCCTCCCTCTATCCTGCGAAAAAAGCATCTCAGACGGATCCTTTAACTGTACTCAGAAATGAGTAA
- a CDS encoding AsmA-like C-terminal domain-containing protein — MIKTSVIFSAHAIHVLLRNTLIFLVVLFIAFFIWLMAGIKLDTVKVADYNVEGLYIKLDKKLIVKADHVILPKRKADPSFNSVHDTFERIKYILTFFQSIELKHIVFDNNIMGIEFRNDFLKLSSKDYEIIGAVRREGKMLKADIPLLNLKEHNLMLSGTLRYDLHEASLSTKGYFTLYNASGQFNASKKGSQIDFGFTSDTFSDLKSIIDMFDLDEGVRSWVVEKVKAKHYKLLSLTGKGTIENNTFKMDFDALNGEILFSDTQIHFKENLPPVLAPSFILSYHNGGLYFDLKEPTYEGISLNGSNVKILNLLNTDTNLKLKIKANNRFESTMQHLLKGYDIVLPLDQKSGKVNVLFMADISLKKSYQDFFVNVDFSKGDVSLGKIKLPIEKGNVQYKKGRITLKDITLKDTFYEGYLNGKLDVQKKKAGFIVNAKRITLGDEKEKFFILTNETLPFTLNYEKNINIKIPKLSMKLTNDGNETTIQINDLNKIKTYLPDPGPLEDGGKVTMKTKDFKTYTFQGMLKRKSCFFYEKDDQCKTRVPFEGEVTDKDLNFYAFDKRFYYNKSNSRIKLTNLNFDLEKFLTIEKQKAKSVEGKKKGESKEAKSLIILGKNSQLRYGDYSLVTDSYDVEVKPNGDIQAIGSSSGDIIKFSKKKKILAIQALRIQDKALHPLIDFKGLQHGRYTLKVSGDPEKTMKGEIIVEGGVMKDFKAYNNTLAFINTIPALASLQNPGYSDKGFTIEKGLAEYRVIKQEKIIFDSIYIKGRSATIAGTGEIDLQKKTIDINLAIQSARELGKLVGSLPLVGYIIMGKDKSMTFGLQITGTLDDPKVSTSAGGDILSLPLKILKRALESPGHIINE, encoded by the coding sequence ATGATCAAAACCAGTGTAATATTTTCTGCCCATGCTATCCATGTGCTTTTACGTAATACACTCATCTTCTTGGTTGTCCTTTTTATCGCTTTTTTTATATGGCTTATGGCAGGTATCAAATTGGATACCGTTAAAGTTGCTGACTACAATGTAGAGGGATTATACATTAAACTCGATAAAAAGCTTATAGTAAAAGCAGACCATGTCATTCTCCCCAAACGTAAAGCCGACCCCTCTTTTAACAGTGTACATGATACATTTGAACGTATCAAATATATACTTACATTTTTTCAATCTATTGAACTGAAACATATTGTGTTTGACAATAACATCATGGGCATTGAGTTTCGTAATGATTTTTTAAAATTATCGAGTAAAGATTATGAGATTATAGGGGCAGTAAGACGTGAAGGGAAAATGTTAAAAGCAGACATACCCTTACTGAATCTGAAAGAACATAATCTGATGTTGAGTGGAACGTTAAGGTATGATCTGCATGAGGCTAGTTTGTCTACAAAAGGTTATTTCACTTTATATAACGCATCGGGACAATTTAATGCAAGTAAAAAAGGCAGCCAAATAGATTTTGGATTCACTAGTGATACTTTTTCGGACTTGAAAAGCATCATTGATATGTTTGATCTTGATGAAGGTGTGCGAAGTTGGGTGGTGGAAAAGGTCAAAGCGAAGCATTATAAACTCCTCTCTTTAACGGGTAAAGGCACCATAGAGAATAATACATTTAAAATGGATTTTGATGCACTGAACGGAGAAATTCTCTTTTCGGATACGCAAATACATTTTAAAGAAAATCTGCCACCGGTTTTGGCCCCAAGTTTTATCTTGAGCTATCACAATGGAGGGCTTTATTTTGATCTGAAAGAACCGACCTATGAAGGGATAAGTTTAAATGGCAGCAATGTTAAGATACTCAATCTGCTCAATACTGACACGAATTTAAAACTTAAGATCAAAGCGAATAATCGCTTTGAGAGTACCATGCAGCATTTACTCAAAGGCTATGATATTGTTTTACCACTCGATCAAAAAAGTGGGAAAGTCAATGTGCTGTTCATGGCAGATATCAGTTTGAAAAAGAGTTATCAGGATTTCTTTGTGAATGTTGACTTTAGCAAAGGAGATGTGTCCCTGGGAAAAATCAAACTTCCTATTGAAAAAGGGAATGTACAGTATAAAAAGGGACGGATCACTTTAAAAGATATCACTCTAAAAGATACGTTCTATGAAGGGTATTTAAATGGTAAGTTGGATGTGCAAAAGAAAAAGGCAGGTTTCATAGTTAATGCTAAGCGTATCACACTTGGGGATGAAAAAGAGAAGTTTTTTATTTTAACAAATGAAACATTGCCTTTTACATTAAACTATGAAAAAAATATCAATATCAAGATACCTAAACTCTCTATGAAACTTACAAATGATGGAAATGAAACCACCATCCAAATCAATGATCTAAATAAAATAAAAACATATTTACCTGACCCAGGCCCTCTTGAAGATGGAGGCAAGGTTACGATGAAAACGAAAGATTTTAAAACCTATACATTTCAAGGCATGTTGAAAAGAAAATCATGTTTTTTCTATGAAAAAGATGATCAATGTAAAACAAGAGTTCCTTTTGAAGGAGAGGTAACGGATAAAGATTTGAATTTTTATGCCTTTGATAAACGTTTTTATTATAATAAATCCAATTCACGTATTAAACTTACCAATCTAAACTTTGATCTTGAAAAATTTTTAACGATTGAAAAGCAAAAAGCAAAAAGTGTAGAAGGTAAGAAGAAAGGTGAATCGAAAGAAGCTAAAAGTTTGATCATTTTGGGTAAAAACAGTCAATTAAGATATGGTGATTATAGTTTAGTAACTGACAGTTATGATGTGGAAGTGAAACCCAATGGAGACATTCAAGCCATAGGAAGTTCATCCGGAGACATTATAAAATTTTCTAAAAAGAAGAAGATCTTGGCTATACAGGCATTACGTATACAAGATAAAGCACTCCATCCTCTTATTGATTTTAAGGGGTTACAGCATGGTCGGTATACGTTAAAAGTCTCAGGTGATCCTGAAAAGACAATGAAGGGTGAGATCATTGTTGAAGGTGGGGTGATGAAAGATTTTAAGGCTTATAATAACACTTTGGCCTTTATCAATACCATACCCGCTTTAGCCTCATTACAGAATCCCGGTTATTCCGACAAAGGTTTTACGATAGAAAAAGGGCTGGCCGAATATAGAGTGATAAAACAGGAAAAAATCATATTCGATTCTATTTATATTAAAGGAAGATCAGCAACGATCGCAGGTACAGGAGAAATTGATCTTCAGAAAAAAACCATCGATATCAATCTTGCTATCCAATCAGCAAGAGAGTTGGGTAAGCTGGTAGGCAGTTTACCTCTTGTGGGTTATATCATTATGGGAAAAGACAAGAGTATGACTTTTGGACTCCAAATTACAGGCACGTTGGATGATCCTAAAGTCAGTACCTCCGCCGGAGGAGATATCCTCTCATTACCTCTAAAAATACTCAAAAGAGCACTTGAATCACCAGGGCATATTATAAACGAATAA
- the mltG gene encoding endolytic transglycosylase MltG has protein sequence MSVLRKSTWIAWAENITLVLIISFAFYTTLPIHTTRTLLVPQGSITHIISQLTQKGYALSPIDKYILVFLGKPQSGWVDIGGTRLNRIDFLYRLTTAKAKMEEITLIPGETTELFFTSVATDLELDKTKLETYYKEFSNYPEAGIYADTYYVPYGISEKHFIHFLLTESENKYKEISEKIYGNYSKKQWLNILIIASIIQKEAANTKEMPLVSSVIYNRLKKDMRLQMDGTLNYGKYSHMKVTPERIKNDTSRFNTYKYKGLPDSPIGAVSFDAIIAAIKPAKTNYLYFMKNAQGVHDFTHSYRTHRKNIRKAR, from the coding sequence ATGAGTGTATTACGTAAAAGCACATGGATAGCATGGGCAGAAAATATTACACTGGTTTTGATCATCTCTTTTGCCTTTTATACAACACTACCCATTCATACAACGCGTACACTTTTAGTACCACAGGGCTCTATTACTCATATTATATCACAGCTGACACAAAAAGGGTATGCTTTAAGCCCTATTGATAAATATATATTAGTCTTTCTTGGAAAACCTCAAAGTGGATGGGTAGATATAGGAGGAACACGTTTAAATCGTATCGATTTTTTATATAGACTTACTACGGCAAAAGCTAAAATGGAAGAGATCACACTCATCCCCGGTGAAACTACAGAACTCTTCTTCACTTCAGTAGCCACAGACTTGGAACTTGATAAAACTAAATTAGAAACCTATTATAAAGAATTTTCGAACTATCCTGAGGCTGGCATCTATGCAGATACCTATTATGTACCTTATGGTATCAGTGAAAAACATTTCATCCATTTTCTGCTTACGGAGTCTGAGAACAAATATAAAGAGATCTCTGAAAAGATCTATGGAAACTATAGCAAAAAACAGTGGTTAAATATACTCATCATTGCTTCTATCATCCAAAAAGAAGCGGCCAATACAAAAGAGATGCCCCTTGTTTCATCTGTGATTTACAATCGACTTAAAAAAGATATGCGTCTGCAAATGGATGGCACACTGAATTATGGTAAATATTCACATATGAAAGTGACCCCTGAACGTATCAAAAATGACACAAGCAGGTTTAATACCTACAAATACAAAGGTTTACCGGATTCGCCCATAGGTGCTGTCTCTTTTGATGCGATCATTGCAGCGATCAAACCGGCAAAAACGAACTACCTCTACTTCATGAAAAATGCACAAGGGGTACATGATTTTACGCACAGCTATAGAACGCATCGTAAAAATATTCGAAAAGCGCGTTGA